CATCTGTGGTTTTCTTCAGTAACCCTCCGTCGCATCACTAAACGCATAGGGTGCCTGATACGCTCCCGTTCTCTGCGCCTCAAGCTGCCTCAACAAATCATTCAACAACGACGACGCCCCAAAACGATACCTCGTGTTGCTCAGCCACGCATCGCCGAGCGTCTCTTTCACCGCCACCAAAAACTGCAGCGCCTGTTTCGCTGAACGAATCCCCCCCGCCGGTTTCATCGCAATCTCCACGCCGGTTGCCAGATAGAAATCACGGATCGCCTCAATCATCACCTGATTGTTTCCCAAGGTCGCATTCGCTGAGGTCTTGCCCGTGCTGGTCTTGATAAAATCGCCATCACGCAAAACCCGCATCGCCAGGAAACTTGCCGCGCGGATGTTGTCATAAGTCTCCAGCTCGCTCGTCTCCAAAATCACCTTCAACGTTGCCGCTCCGCAAGCCTCACGCACTTTGCCAATCTCATCCTGCACCAGGTCCAGCTCTCCACACAAAAACGCGCCACGATTGATCACCATGTCAATCTCATCCGCCCCATCCTCCACCGCCGTCCTCACCTCCTCCAACCTTGTCTTGAGCGGTGCCTGACCCGACGGAAACGCCGTCGCCACCGATGCCACCTTTACCGACGTTCCGCTCACGATTTTCTTCGCGTGCCTCACCATCGATGGATACACACACACCGCTGCCGTCGCAGGAACATCCTCCCGATCCATCGGTCGCAAAGCTTTGCGACACAATGACTCCACCTTCCCGGGGGTGTCTTTTCCTTCCAGCGTGGTGAGATCGATCATCGTCACCGCCAGATTCAACCCGAATAACTTTGCTCCTTTCTTCAGACTCCGCGTCGTGAACTTCGCCACCCGTTCCTCCACGCCCACCGCGTCGACCGTGCCAACTTCACTCAGCAGTTTTTGAATCGCAGTCATCGGAGTGGAAATGGAATTGATCACTTAACCCACCCAGAGAATTCCCACGGCATCGACCGTGATGTTCTTCTTCAGTGGCACCAACTTGGCCGTCTCCAGCACCAGCGTGTTGGTGTCATAGGTATCAATGATCTTTTGTTTCTCCTCGCTAAACTGTTTGTCCAACGCCCGGATTTGTTCTTCGAGCTGGGCTGCCTCTTCTTCCGCACTGCCCACATCCTTCGACTCACGCCAGGCACTGCCCACCTTGTTCATCGTGGTCGCACTCACCAATCCCCCTCGACTTTTGCGACCAAACAGCGATCCCAGCACCGTCGCCCCGACCGTCATAACGGTCGACCAGCGCGCGCTGCTTGCCTGTGACTTCTGCGTCTCCACTTTCTGCATCGCGCGCGTGTATTTGGTTTTTAATGCCTCCACCTGCTTGCCCATCTTCGTGCGCAACTCCTCCACCGCCTGATCCCTCAACTCCCGTGCCGTCTGCGACACGCGAATCCGGAAATCATTCGCTGCTTCTCCAAAATTCGAGTAGGCATTCAACAGCGGGCTATAAGTCACCTCCGCCTGGTAGTTTGCATAAACCCAATCCACAAATGGACGCGATTGCGCCTTGTAGACCTGATCTTTCAACAACGCATTCGGCAGCGTTTCAAAACTCGCATCCTCTACCGGATCTTTGTCCAGTTTTGCCAGTTCGGTTTCGCGATTCAACTCCACAGACGTGTCCCAGTCGATCTTCGCATCTGCCGTATCAATGGGATTCGCCACGGTCACATTGACCCGCGAATTGATCTTCTTCTTTTCATCAATGAAGAGAACGGTCGCCGAGCGCAACAACGCCGGTCGATAAGTTACCCTGCGTGAGTCGGTCGGAAGAAAATACTCCACGGCTGAAGCTGGTAGCTTTGGCCGGAATGCCGCACCGCCCGCTGCGATTTCTTCCTCATCTTCGGAACGGGTCCCCGGTGGCAGAAACGCCGCGTCTTCTTCATCAACCTCGACTTCGTCCGCTACCACCTTCGACTTCCTCCTGCGCGTCGATTTCGCCGCCCCACTCGACGCCTTGGCTTTGGCGAACTTGAACTGATCCCGCTTCGGATCCATCACCTCTTTGATCTGATTGCGGCTCAGCGGGCCCCTCAAATAAGTCATGATCCAGCGCACACTGAACACCACCGGACCATCCTCATGCACGTTGTTCATCAGAAACACCCGGCTGCCCAAGTTCGCCAGCAATCGCTCGATGTCCGCGCGTTTGAAACTCACATTCTGACTGCTTGCCGCCCCTTCCAGACCATCCAGCACGCGCATCTTGTCGCGTTCCGTCTGCAAACGACCCAGCCACCAGGTGCCAATGTTCGACAGCGCCTTGTAATCTAGATCCACCGGGTTCTGCGTCGCCAGCAAAACGCCCAAGCCGAACGCACGCGCCTGCTTCAAAAGAATCATCATTGGCTTCTTGCTCGGCGGATTCGCGGTTGGCGGCAGATAGCCGAAAATCTCGTCCATATACAGAATGGCCCGCAAACTGGTCGTGCCACTCTGTGCGCGCATCCAGCTCAAGACCTGGTTCAGCAGCAGGCTCACAAAAAACATGCGCTGCTCATCGCTCAAATGAGCGATGGAAAAAATGCTCACCCGGGGTTTGCCTTCGGGCGTGTAAAGCATCTGCTGCATGTCCAGCGGCACCCCTTCCAGCCAGCTCGAAAAACTCGGCGACGCAATCAGGTTGTTCAGCTTCATCGCCAGCTCGATGCGCTTCTTCTC
The Phragmitibacter flavus genome window above contains:
- a CDS encoding ATP-binding protein gives rise to the protein MEITPESYELPGSFYLGRGYDIETKKLQDDLILYDSKDLVTHGVVLGMTGSGKTGLCMALLEEAAMDGIPVIAIDPKGDIANFLLQFPNLSAEEFKPWVNEEDARKKGKTVDEFAAGQAAMWSKGLGDWGQSAERIRKLRDRIDVNVFTPGSSAGIPVSIVASLDAPSEEVLEDAEIFHERVESCATSLLSLAGVDGDPMQSPEHILLANIFSACWSKGRGVTLESLVQMVQQPPFNKIGVVAVDEFLSEKKRIELAMKLNNLIASPSFSSWLEGVPLDMQQMLYTPEGKPRVSIFSIAHLSDEQRMFFVSLLLNQVLSWMRAQSGTTSLRAILYMDEIFGYLPPTANPPSKKPMMILLKQARAFGLGVLLATQNPVDLDYKALSNIGTWWLGRLQTERDKMRVLDGLEGAASSQNVSFKRADIERLLANLGSRVFLMNNVHEDGPVVFSVRWIMTYLRGPLSRNQIKEVMDPKRDQFKFAKAKASSGAAKSTRRRKSKVVADEVEVDEEDAAFLPPGTRSEDEEEIAAGGAAFRPKLPASAVEYFLPTDSRRVTYRPALLRSATVLFIDEKKKINSRVNVTVANPIDTADAKIDWDTSVELNRETELAKLDKDPVEDASFETLPNALLKDQVYKAQSRPFVDWVYANYQAEVTYSPLLNAYSNFGEAANDFRIRVSQTARELRDQAVEELRTKMGKQVEALKTKYTRAMQKVETQKSQASSARWSTVMTVGATVLGSLFGRKSRGGLVSATTMNKVGSAWRESKDVGSAEEEAAQLEEQIRALDKQFSEEKQKIIDTYDTNTLVLETAKLVPLKKNITVDAVGILWVG
- the deoC gene encoding deoxyribose-phosphate aldolase, whose product is MTAIQKLLSEVGTVDAVGVEERVAKFTTRSLKKGAKLFGLNLAVTMIDLTTLEGKDTPGKVESLCRKALRPMDREDVPATAAVCVYPSMVRHAKKIVSGTSVKVASVATAFPSGQAPLKTRLEEVRTAVEDGADEIDMVINRGAFLCGELDLVQDEIGKVREACGAATLKVILETSELETYDNIRAASFLAMRVLRDGDFIKTSTGKTSANATLGNNQVMIEAIRDFYLATGVEIAMKPAGGIRSAKQALQFLVAVKETLGDAWLSNTRYRFGASSLLNDLLRQLEAQRTGAYQAPYAFSDATEGY